A window of Flavobacterium branchiarum genomic DNA:
TTTGCTCATGCTTTGTGGATCGAAACAAAAGCAACAGGAACAAAAGGAAAACCACAAGAAATTTCAGTTTACTTTGGTGAATTTTCAGACAATGATGTTACTCCTGCAGCTAAATGGTTTTCTGACTTAAAAGACTTTTCATTGGTATTAGTAAGTCCTTCAAAAAAAGAAATTAAATTAACTCCTACTGCTTTAGAAAAAAAATACCAAGCATTCTTTACTCCAGATGAAGATGGAGTTTATACAGTAGTGATGCAACATACGGTAAAGGACGTATACGGAACAATGAAATTAGATTATAACTCAAGTGCTACTGTTGCTGTTGGAAACAAAACGGCGGGTAATAATGCTACAGCAAACAAAAATTCAATTAGTGTATTCTCTGAAAATGCAGCTATAGCAACGAAAAACACAAAATTATCTGGAGTTGCTTTATATGACGGTGTTGTTGCCAAAGAACAAAAAATTAAAGTAATCGCTCCAAATGGATGGGAAAAAGAATTATATACTGACGAAAAAGGGCAATTTGAATTTACACCAATATGGTCAGGTCAATATATGGTAGAGTTTGCACACACCGATAAAAGTGCTGGCGAACATAATGGAAAAAAATATGATGAAATTTGGAAAATGGCAACTTATTCTATACAAGTTAAATAAGTAAAATTACTCATAACAAACATAAAGAAGGAAACCTTAGTTGATATTAACAAAGGTTTCCTTCTTTTTTTTGACCTCTTAAATAAACTATAAAAAAATGTTAAAAACTAATTGTAATTAATCTAAATAAGTTTTGAAAATAAAAACTTTGCTATTACTTTTGCAGCGTTATTTTTTTTTATTCTAAATAAACAAATATGAAATATATATTATTACCCACACTAAGTTTACTATTCGGTCTAACAGGTTTTGCTCAAGGGAGAACAAACAGAACCGAGAACCAAGATACTGCTACAGTAGTTACTGACACAGTAAAAAATA
This region includes:
- a CDS encoding DUF4198 domain-containing protein; the encoded protein is MKLTPLKTLVVLLTVLLSPQLFAHALWIETKATGTKGKPQEISVYFGEFSDNDVTPAAKWFSDLKDFSLVLVSPSKKEIKLTPTALEKKYQAFFTPDEDGVYTVVMQHTVKDVYGTMKLDYNSSATVAVGNKTAGNNATANKNSISVFSENAAIATKNTKLSGVALYDGVVAKEQKIKVIAPNGWEKELYTDEKGQFEFTPIWSGQYMVEFAHTDKSAGEHNGKKYDEIWKMATYSIQVK